The Anastrepha ludens isolate Willacy chromosome 2, idAnaLude1.1, whole genome shotgun sequence genome contains a region encoding:
- the LOC128860415 gene encoding alkaline phosphatase 4 — protein MDKTKPAPAPALIPSHMCLNTARIFSFATTILLTLMITILCIAILMRYEVDSEVSSIEDIPFWKDELPAEQKLWFDEAIEELKVALNKNWRKQVARNVIIFMTTGIDTETMAAARALLTNRTKLQAALSWERFPHLGRLKNSCSNTDLCDPFTVASAVFNGVRPNFRVGGLDASVPFRDCQASANVSHHVKSVLQQAQENSLRTGFVTTRRVTGAGMAALYAHTPNTAWECDAALPVAAAAAGCMDTAQQLLKSEAGQNANVIMGGGRQTLVSRVPNTAWDPVDETVCDSQDKRNIISDWQKLNLKLKRTFAVLQNNVELQEFNDTNVDHVMGIFANNYLRLTDDGQARMRRMPELSDMMAKALKVLRRNQRGYLLVVESGTESTASIAEQTRTLFQLNDVVQQAVAENSEDETLILVVFSNGYYVRNAVDSSGEVDGTANALNFANESEAALEKRLWNMPTETVVYARGPRSHLLHGVHEETYMSYVLSYAL, from the exons ATGGACAAAACCAAGCCAGCACCCGCACCCGCACTTATTCCTAGTCATATGTGCCTCAACACCGCGCGCATCTTCAGTTTTGCCACCACAATTCTACTCACCTTAATGATAACCATCCTGTGCATTGCGATTCTAATGCGTTACGAGGTTGATAGCGAGGTCTCCAGTATAGAGGACATACCTTTTTGGAAGGACGAACTGCCCGCTGAACAGAAACTGTGGTTCGATGAAGCCATTGAAGAATTGAAAGTGGCATTGAATAAGAATTGGCGCAAGCAAGTGGCACGTAACGTCATTATCTTCATGACCACCGGCATTGACACGGAAACTATGGCGGCCGCGCGTGCTTTGCTAACGAATCGCACAAAACTACAGGCAGCGTTGAGTTGGGAGCGATTTCCACATCTTGGCAGGCTGAAG aATAGTTGCAGTAATACGGACCTCTGTGATCCGTTCACCGTGGCTAGTGCCGTCTTTAACGGTGTGCGACCCAACTTTCGCGTCGGTGGACTCGATGCCAGTGTGCCCTTTCGCGATTGCCAAGCCTCTGCGAATGTAAGTCATCATGTGAAAAGTGTGCTCCAGCAGGCGCAAGAAAACAGTTTGCGTACCGGGTTTGTGACCACACGACGTGTCACAGGCGCAGGTATGGCCGCACTCTATGCACATACGCCCAACACCGCTTGGGAATGTGATGCAGCATTGCCGGTAGCCGCTGCAGCGGCCGGTTGCATGGACACAGCACAGCAACTGCTCAAGAGTGAGGCAGGCCAAAATGCGAATGTGATTATGGGCGGTGGCCGACAAACGCTCGTATCGCGTGTGCCCAACACTGCGTGGGATCCGGTTGATGAGACGGTTTGCGACTCGCAGGATAAGCGAAACATTATAAGCGATTGGCAAAAGCTGAATTTGAAATTGAAGCGTACATTTGCGGTACTACAAAATAATGTAGAACTGCAGGAGTTCAATGACACCAATGTGGATCACGTCATGGGCATTTTCGCGAATAACTATTTACGCTTGACGGATGATGGGCAAGCGCGTATGCGTCGCATGCCAGAACTGTCAGACATGATGGCGAAAGCTTTGAAAGTTTTAAGGCGCAATCAGAGAGGATATCTGCTTGTCGTTGAGAGTGGCACCGAATCGACGGCAAGCATAGCCGAGCAAACGCGCACGCTTTTTCAATTGAACGATGTGGTGCAGCAGGCCGTGGCGGAGAATAG CGAAGACGAAACTTTGATTTTGGTGGTGTTCTCCAATGGCTATTACGTGCGCAATGCTGTCGATAGCAGCGGTGAAGTGGACGGCACAGCTAATGCGTTGAATTTTGCGAATGAGAGTGAAGCGGCCTTAGAGAAGCGCCTATGGAATATGCCTACGGAAACGGTGGTGTATGCGAGAG